The window TCGACTTCAGGATTCGGAAGACAGATTGACGAGGTGATATGATGAAAGAAACGATGATCGAAACGCAAGTCACGTACACGCTGGAATACGGCGGCAAGTTCTACTTGGTTGAACACGTGCCGGCCCGTGTTTGCCGAGAAACGGGTGAGCAGCACTTTGCCCCCGAGACAGTGGAACATATCCAAGCTCTGATCAGGAGCAAGAAGACTCCAGAGAAAGTCATCGAGACCCCCGTGTACGAGTACGCATGAGCAATGCCTAAAATAGGGACAGACACAATACCGTCCGGCACATAATTTGCCCGGTTTGATTAAGGATCATATCTGAAGGTGGGGAAAAAGCAACAGCAACAGGATTTACCGGTTACGAAGGATTGCGGAGGGGTTT is drawn from Candidatus Methylomirabilis limnetica and contains these coding sequences:
- a CDS encoding YgiT-type zinc finger protein; the protein is MMKETMIETQVTYTLEYGGKFYLVEHVPARVCRETGEQHFAPETVEHIQALIRSKKTPEKVIETPVYEYA